A stretch of Vigna angularis cultivar LongXiaoDou No.4 chromosome 4, ASM1680809v1, whole genome shotgun sequence DNA encodes these proteins:
- the LOC108330949 gene encoding uncharacterized protein LOC108330949 isoform X1: MGCRSFSYNSLFPSLLRVAKSHCLPLSQRSKAFYFYDSGPSVLQHCCKSGSLLNFQGLRSYARDTRRGYDLFGRGRPGDEEFKKAWAKEMDEDNTLWTGSEDENDEEMGSKSNLDKEIKKARLEAKKHSDLIDADDSDELRSVWSGSDEEKTLWTGDEMDSDEDIPTEAYPNESSDKYIDKLFEFDEVPKYRTISEMLKAEQEPEELSPGKQARKIAVENALKKLKKGPDGRYTNAWEVMSDIDILIGAFENVVSGPEYEELRQGGPKQLNIQFFKDIQARMRDPNYKFSPELKLKPKSKLVPTKKWQKAESRRRKARKR; encoded by the exons ATGGGATGTAGGTCATTCTCCTACAATAGTCTCTTTCCATCTCTTCTAAGGGTTGCAAAGTCACATTGTCTACCACTCTCTCAAAG GTCAAaagcattttatttttatgattcaGGTCCAAGCGTACTACAACATTGTTGCAAAAGTGGTTCTTTGCTGAACTTTCAAG GATTAAGATCATATGCACGTGACACACGTAGAGGCTATGATCTCTTTGGCCGTGGAAGACCAGGAGATGAAGAATTTAAGAAAGCCTGGGCAAAGGAGATGGATGAAGATAACACTCTATGGACAGGAAGTGAGGATGAAAACGATGAAGAAATGGGTTCTAAGAGTAATCTAGATAAGGAGATAAAGAAAGCAAGACTGGAAGCTAAAAAGCATTCTGACTTGATTGATGCAGATGACAGTGATGAGTTAAGAAGTGTCTGGTCTGGCAGTGATGAAGAGAAGACACTGTGGACTGGTGATGAAATGGATAGTGATGAGGATATTCCTACAGAAGCTTACCCAAATGAAAGTAGTGACAAGTACATAGATAAATTGTTTGAGTTTGATGAAGTTCCTAAGTACAGAACCATCTCAGAGATGTTGAAAGCTGAACAAGAACCTGAGGAGTTGTCACCAGGAAAGCAAGCTAGGAAGATTGCTGTTGAGAATGCcttaaagaaattaaagaaaggtCCAGATGGAAGGTACACTAATGCGTGGGAGGTTATGAGCGATATAGATATTCTAATAGGAgcatttgaaaatgttgtttcaGGACCAGAATATGAAGAGCTTAGACAAGGAGGGCCTAAACAACTAAATATTCAGTTTTTCAAGGACATACAAGCGCGTATGAGAGATCCAAATTACAAGTTCTCGCCCGAGTTAAAATTGAAACCAAAGAGTAAATTGGTTCCTACAAAGAAATGGCAAAAGGCAGAGTCGAGAAGAAGGAAAGCAAGAaagagataa
- the LOC108330949 gene encoding uncharacterized protein LOC108330949 isoform X2, with protein MDEDNTLWTGSEDENDEEMGSKSNLDKEIKKARLEAKKHSDLIDADDSDELRSVWSGSDEEKTLWTGDEMDSDEDIPTEAYPNESSDKYIDKLFEFDEVPKYRTISEMLKAEQEPEELSPGKQARKIAVENALKKLKKGPDGRYTNAWEVMSDIDILIGAFENVVSGPEYEELRQGGPKQLNIQFFKDIQARMRDPNYKFSPELKLKPKSKLVPTKKWQKAESRRRKARKR; from the coding sequence ATGGATGAAGATAACACTCTATGGACAGGAAGTGAGGATGAAAACGATGAAGAAATGGGTTCTAAGAGTAATCTAGATAAGGAGATAAAGAAAGCAAGACTGGAAGCTAAAAAGCATTCTGACTTGATTGATGCAGATGACAGTGATGAGTTAAGAAGTGTCTGGTCTGGCAGTGATGAAGAGAAGACACTGTGGACTGGTGATGAAATGGATAGTGATGAGGATATTCCTACAGAAGCTTACCCAAATGAAAGTAGTGACAAGTACATAGATAAATTGTTTGAGTTTGATGAAGTTCCTAAGTACAGAACCATCTCAGAGATGTTGAAAGCTGAACAAGAACCTGAGGAGTTGTCACCAGGAAAGCAAGCTAGGAAGATTGCTGTTGAGAATGCcttaaagaaattaaagaaaggtCCAGATGGAAGGTACACTAATGCGTGGGAGGTTATGAGCGATATAGATATTCTAATAGGAgcatttgaaaatgttgtttcaGGACCAGAATATGAAGAGCTTAGACAAGGAGGGCCTAAACAACTAAATATTCAGTTTTTCAAGGACATACAAGCGCGTATGAGAGATCCAAATTACAAGTTCTCGCCCGAGTTAAAATTGAAACCAAAGAGTAAATTGGTTCCTACAAAGAAATGGCAAAAGGCAGAGTCGAGAAGAAGGAAAGCAAGAaagagataa